The Podospora bellae-mahoneyi strain CBS 112042 chromosome 7, whole genome shotgun sequence genome includes a window with the following:
- the RPA49 gene encoding DNA-directed RNA polymerase I subunit rpa49 (BUSCO:EOG09262BVA; EggNog:ENOG503P0GY; COG:K) codes for MGDPSEKKRRRAEDDTSKSKKKKSEGAGAAMEFSITKVHTPQVSPPVVAVTPGFLLRDKHAFDVYEKVPPQANKRRKSGGIPQAPEMALHSSTHVSIDYTARETEQMLNHYLAIVDPKTKEIEIISAKKMMVRHKVRAQQEERKEPGEESAAQTNYERRTALGEEFGTRKAKKALKSVADNAIMASTDNLGQAENTMLQNVKEVFAKSATKEELQAAVDQVRPVPKGNYNAEHIQDVYIPREIIGSEILNAVPVMDWQEAVRNNEAVNVPSRFVAHRIARVAANKEDKERLQVLRYLLWVIILWVTTGKGRERGTKTIAKRDKLRELLSPAPEVVIENIRRKFSDNGVMRKEHMELLMTHCCVFASIIDNFEVNINDLREDLKLEQKQLAQYFMEVGARVKQSKAGGVMKHIAKLQLPLVFPRIRSGARR; via the exons ATGGGCGACCCATccgaaaagaagagaaggagagcCGAGGATGACACTtcaaagtccaagaagaagaagtctgAGGGCGCCGGTGCCGCCATGGAGTTTTCAATAACCAAAGTCCACACGCCGCAGGTTTCGCCTCCTGTCGTAG CCGTAACACCAGGATTCCTTCTCCGCGACAAGCACGCATTTGATGTCTACGAAAAGGTCCCCCCACAGGCCAACAAGCGCCGAAAGAGCGGCGGTATTCCCCAAGCGCCCGAGATGGCTCTCCACTCCTCCACACACGTATCGATAGACTACACGGCCCGTGAGACCGAGCAAATGCTCAATCACTATCTCGCCATTGTGGATCCAAAGACCAAGGAAATCGAAATCATTTCAgccaagaagatgatggtgcgACACAAGGTTCGAGCGCAACAAGAGGAGCGCAAGGAACCAGGGGAGGAGAGTGCTGCTCAG ACCAACTACGAGAGGAGAACAGCGCTCGGCGAAGAGTTCGGTACTAgaaaggccaagaaggcgctCAAGTCCGTCGCCGATAATGCCATCATGGCCTCGACCGACAACTTGGGACAAGCCGAGAACACCATGTTGCAAAATGTCAAGGAGGTGTTCGCCAAATCGGccaccaaggaggagctgcaaGCTGCTGTCGATCAGGTCAGACCAGTGCCCAAGGGCAACTACAATGCCGAGCACATCCAGGATGTGTACATCCCAAGAGAGATCATCGGATCCGAGATTCTCAACGCGGTGCCGGTCATGGATTGGCAGGAAGCTGTTCGCAACAACGAGGCTGTCAACGTTCCTTCGCGTTTTGTTGCCCACCGCATTGCGCGTGTGGCAGCCaacaaggaggacaaggaacGGTTGCAGGTTTTGCGATATCTGTTGTGGGTCATCATCCTCTGGGTCACTACCGGGAAGGGCAGGGAGCGTGGTACCAAGACCATTGCGAAGAGGGACAAGCTGCGAGAGCTTCTGTCCCCAGCGCCCGAGGTGGTCATTGAGAATATTCGTCGGAAATTCTCGGATAATGGTGTGATGCGCAAGGAGCACATGGAGCTGCTCATGACGCACTGCTGTGTTTTTGCCAGCATCATTGACAACTTTGAGGTCAACATAAACGACCTGAGAGAGGATCTCAAGCtggagcagaagcagctTGCCCAGTACTTCATGGAGGTGGGTGCGCGGGTCAAGCAGTCCAAAGCTGGCGGCGTCATGAAGCATATTGCCAAGTTGCAGCTGCCACTGGTGTTCCCCAGGATTCGGTCAGGGGCAcggagatga
- the YTA7 gene encoding TAT-binding protein-like protein 7, AAA ATPase (BUSCO:EOG092606O3; EggNog:ENOG503NX6I; COG:O), whose amino-acid sequence MPSKRKRDPLDGFDPNKSDSEDENFDPTEDAPAPRRSAKKSRSTRTKKTGGGARGKRSNRYRGSDIEDDDEPEDSDLEDSFADDDHDDHEDESDEDLPTNAAGRRARKAAVKHQSYRESSAEEEEEIKESGDSASELEKTPKKSANKPSRIVVLKTAQGQRSSKRGKEEPPSKPPPAPAHPTRRTRARTEEAEEPLFELTNSGRHAQPARGASRSKSPEALARATRGNRGAGKGLKQPPQPTIEEATQESESKDEEPAATMEGEEAESVTKGRGEEPSPVRGDVEPEVPEAQPEDEDAPMEDQPAEAAESAAPSAPADDEDDDDDDVPITRRTRGARAAASQPAEEAAEPEPETVGGSRRLTRKSRLRGKKSLQEPSSDFEPGEESADHMSASEAPNEEAPNEDDESTPTPRRGRGSRAASRRSRRNQRDSGDEEIELDKDEMAEELEELRESSRSRPRRTRRRSPSIQYEERETKKRRTKPVNYSIPAIDPAAFEVEDDDAEPAVTPARNRRGGKSGGTQAWERALNTTFGPFGGGGGAGSLLNGPWGTGATGGVDSDSSDDEMNMRSGVGGTVGMTPTSAAPPVGLFNPLGSHNDGPGGVGGVTPQVGKVKNQKAFADADPLGVDMNVDFSKVGGLQGHIDQLKEMVTLPLLYPELFTRFHVTPPRGVLFHGPPGTGKTLLARALANSVGHGGRKISFYMRKGADALSKWVGEAEKQLRLLFEEARRTQPSIIFFDEIDGLAPVRSSKQEQIHASIVSTLLALMDGMDGRGQVIVIGATNRPDNIDPALRRPGRFDREFYFPLPDLEGRLSILDIHTKDWGLSPQFMRALAENTKGYGGADLRALCTEAALNAIQRTYPQIYSSKEKLVVDPSKITISATDFMISVKKMIPSSERSTSSSAVPLPRTIEPLLRNQHKALIGVLDNILPREKKITALEEAMYEPYADADTGFAREAAHAEFGRSRVFRPRLLISGLPGMGQNYLAAAMLHHLEGVHVENMDVSSLLGDGRPVEQVIASRFVEVKRHKPAVIFIPNVDLWFRSIPEVAVEMFKTLIMRIPPSDPVLLLGTAECTPELLDPELLVKLFGFSKKNRAVIEPPERSYRLEFFENLLVHLRKSPHEFPDPANRKKRVIEELPVAPPPPPRTLTKEEIKAQRKADLHHLNLLKMRLQPIMDQIHRKYRKFRQPVIPLQQIAYLFDEQDPNFVRPDLAEGEHRPYEIARDKEGTEGIRDTATGKFFYNLETTTIEERLANGYYARPHDFYKDINRLYLDAKNIGDKDRTLKANELRTNVEVDVHDISTSLANQGIRFDEIYERQLQRVREAEEKARKRKVVHSVIDLIQSDIPGDGDSDSQGPVGIGLPLSRNAGTTAARFQPILSPPSRGHGDSTQSRPLTNGTPASKVGDGDVQMGGMDEDTQPLTGRDLISPLQWPMPRNVGGPLGDSARATAGNMSQRSAITSVPPGMSPSALLNDASTTKTSDQSTNHSNNWSTQHTNGTTGQNNPDETSQLEDTQSQSIHPSGFLAGQSHSQGSSSSSQAWAHSQAAGIAQGILQPRGGVPQVTAQRTPSHPLSNVNRVTISEQGSPTSSQKPAPKAAAAPLANILNDENASSSGGKPSQNTPSTTTTTTTTTTTTSGPLTVISGVPTPGSKGSHHSSQQPVLHEGRLSEFLDILADRTAGCSIEQLEQIYRELMDEIWQSRHDWNRMAVLSRVAGVFNDAIGDIEFVQGVLVEEERDEEEEEEKRKGKEKVLESVEGGGRPSQGSSQGRGGDGFWAGLGLVGNTRGEKEQEGWFYLR is encoded by the exons ATGCCCTCAAAGCGCAAACGCGATCCCCTCGACGGATTCGACCCTAACAAATCGGATTCGGAGGACGAGAACTTTGATCCAACAGAGGAcgcaccagcaccacgaCGAAGCGCCAAGAAGTCGCGGTCGACGAGGACCAAGAAAACAGGAGGAGGCGCTCGCGGCAAGCGATCCAACAGGTACAGAGGGTCCGAtattgaagatgatgatgagccgGAGGATAGCGACCTGGAAGATTCCTTCGCCGACGATGACCATGATGACCACGAAGACGAGTCCGACGAAGATTTGCCCACCAATGCCGCCGGTCGCCGCGCGAGGAAGGCTGCGGTGAAGCACCAATCCTACAGAGAAAGCAgcgctgaagaggaggaggagatcaaggaatCCGGTGACAGTGCCAGCGAGCTGGAGAAAACCCCAAAGAAATCGGCCAATAAGCCATCAAGAATTGTTGTGCTCAAGACAGCACAAGGACAACGATCATCCAAGCGTGGAAAGGAGGAGCCACCATCAAAGCCACCGCCGGCACCTGCTCATCCAACGCGCCGAACTCGCGCCCGTaccgaggaggccgaggagccACTGTTTGAGCTGACCAACTCTGGGAGACACGCACAGCCAGCTCGGGGAGCCTCTAGGAGCAAGAGCCCAGAAGCATTGGCTCGTGCGACTCGCGGAAACCGCGGAGCTGGTAAAGGCCTCAAACAGCCACCCCAGCCCACCATCGAGGAAGCAACGCAAGAAAGCGAGTCTAAGGACGAGGAACCTGCTGCGACTatggaaggagaggaggcagagtCCGTGACTAAGGGTCGGGGAGAGGAACCATCTCCAGTTCgtggtgatgtcgagccAGAAGTCCCAGAAGCCCAGccagaagatgaagatgctcCGATGGAAGATCAACCTGCAGAGGCCGCCGAATCTGCCGCGCCATCCGCACCagccgatgatgaagatgacgatgacgacgatgttCCAATCACCAGAAGGACACGCGGTGCGCGAGCAGCTGCGTCACAGcccgccgaggaggctgcggAACCAGAACCGGAGACCGTCGGAGGGAGTCGCCGTCTTACACGAAAATCGCGCCTTCGTGGAAAGAAAAGTTTGCAAGAGCCTAGTAGCGACTTCGAACCTGGTGAAGAATCTGCCGATCACATGTCTGCGTCAGAGGCTCCTAATGAGGAGGCACCcaatgaggatgatgagtcCACTCCCACACCTCGTCGTGGTCGCGGCTCTAGAGCTGCGAGTCGACGGAGCCGTCGCAACCAGCGAGATTCGGGGGACGAAGAAATCGAACTCGACAAGGATGAGATGGCCgaagagctggaggagctgcgTGAAAGTAGTAGATCACGGCCCCGCCGAACTCGTCGCAGATCACCGTCCATCCAGTATGAGGAACGGGAAACCAAGAAGCGTCGCACAAAGCCGGTCAACTACAGCATACCTGCCATCGACCCTGCTGCtttcgaggttgaggatgatgatgccgagcCAGCTGTCACGCCTGCCAGAAACCGCAGAGGTGGCAAGAGCGGCGGCACTCAAGCCTGGGAGCGTGCTCTCAACACTACGTTTGGTCCgttcggcggtggtggtggggctgGTTCCCTACTCAACGGACCATGGGGCACTGGAGCTACCGGTGGTGTAGACTCTGACAGTAGTGACGACGAGATGAACATGCGCTCTGGCGTTGGCGGTACCGTCGGCATGACGCCTACTTCTGCCGCGCCACCAGTCGGTCTCTTCAACCCTCTCGGTTCCCATAATGATGGGcctggaggtgttgggggcgTGACTCCCCAAGtcggcaaggtcaagaaTCAAAAGGCGTTTGCTGACGCCGATCCTCTCGGTGTTGATATGAACGTCGACTTTAGCAAAGTTGGCGGTTTGCAGGGTCATATCGACCAGCTGAAGGAGATGGTTACGCTTCCGCTGCTGTATCCTGAGCTCTTTACCAGGTTCCACGTCACGCCACCTAGAGGTGTGCTGTTTCATGGTCCGCCTGGCACTGGTAAGACACTCCTTGCCAGAGCGCTTGCCAACTCTGTCGGTCATGGAGGCCGCAAGATCAGCTTCTACATGCGAAAAGGTGCTGATGCCCTCAGCaagtgggtgggtgaggccgagaagcaaCTTCGGTTGctgtttgaggaggcgaggaggacacAACCCAGCATCATCTTCTTTGATGAAATCGACGGTCTCGCGCCCGTGCGGTCCAGCAAGCAGGAGCAGATCCATGCCAGTATCGTGTCGACGTTGTTGGCGCTGATGGATGGTATGGATGGTCGTGGTCAGGTTATCGTTATTGGTGCGACCAATCGACCAGACAACATCGACCCTGCTCTTCGCCGACCTGGTCGCTTCGACAGAGAATTTTACTTTCCTCTACCTGATTTGGAAGGCAGACTTTCCATCCTGGACATTCACACCAAGGACTGGGGTCTGTCTCCGCAGTTCATGAGGGCGTTGGCGGAAAACACCAAGGGTTACGGAGGTGCTGATCTGAGAGCGCTCTGCACCGAGGCTGCGCTGAATGCCATCCAGAGGACCTACCCGCAAATCTACTCGTCCAAGGAGAAGCTTGTTGTCGACCCTTCCAAGATTACGATTTCGGCGACGGATTTTATGATTTCGGTCAAGAAGATGATTCCCTCGTCTGAGAGGTCGacttcgtcgtcggcggtGCCGCTCCCGAGGACGATTGAGCCGCTGCTGAGGAACCAGCACAAGGCTTTGATTGGGGTGTTGGATAATATTCTGCcgcgggagaagaagatcactgcgttggaggaggccatgTATGAGCCTTATGCCGATGCGGATACTGGTTTTGCGCGGGAGGCGGCGCATGCTGAGTTTGGAAGGTCGAGAGTTTTCAggccgaggttgttgatTTCGGGGCTGCCAGGGATGGGGCAGAATTATTTGGCGGCTGCCATGTTGCATCATTTGGAGGGGGTTCATGTTGAGAATATGGATGTGTCGAGCTTACTTGGGGATGGAagg CCTGTTGAGCAAGTGATTGCCAGCCGATTTGTCGAGGTCAAGAGGCACAAACCGGCGGTTATCTTCATTCCTAATGTTGATCTCTGGTTCCGCAGCATACCGGAGGTGGCTGTTGAGATGTTCAAAACTCTTATCATGCGCATCCCGCCGTCGGACCCGGTTCTGTTGTTGGGCACTGCCGAGTGCACTCCTGAGTTACTTGATCCAGAGCTTTTGGTCAAGCTGTTTGGGTTCTCCAAGAAGAATCGGGCCGTGATTGAGCCTCCTGAGAGATCGTACCGCCTCGAGTTCTTTGAGAACTTGCTTGTTCACCTGAGGAAGTCGCCGCACGAGTTCCCCGACCCTGCCAACCGCAAGAAGCGGGTTATTGAAGAGCTCCCTGttgccccccctccaccaccgaggacCCTCACCAAGGAAGAGATCAAGGCTCAGCGCAAGGCTGACTTGCACCACCTCAATCTTTTGAAAATGCGGTTGCAACCGATTATGGATCAGATTCACCGCAAGTATCGGAAGTTTAGGCAGCCGGTCATTCCCCTTCAGCAGATTGCGTATCTGTTTGATGAGCAGGATCCCAACTTTGTCCGGCCTGATCTTGCCGAGGGCGAGCACAGGCCGTATGAGATTGCACGGGACAAGGAGGGCACTGAGGGCATCAGGGACACGGCCACGGGCAAGTTTTTTTACAATTtggagaccaccaccatcgaggAGAGGCTTGCCAATGGGTATTATGCCCGGCCGCATGATTTCTACAAGGACATCAACAGGCTTTATCTGGATGCGAAGAATATTGGTGACAAGGACAGGACACTCAAGGCCAATGAGCTGAGGACTAACGTCGAGGTGGATGTGCATGATATCAGCACCTCGCTGGCGAATCAGGGGATCAGGTTTGACGAGATTTACGAGAGGCAGCTGCAGAGGGTcagggaggcggaggagaaggctaggaagaggaaggttgTTCACTCGGTTATTGATCTGATCCAGTCGGATATTCCGGGTGATGGGGATAGTGACTCTCAGGGGCCCGTGGGCATTGGTTTGCCGCTTTCGCGCAATGCGGGgacgacggcggcgaggttCCAGCCGATTTTGAGTCCGCCTTCTAGGGGCCATGGGGATTCGACGCAGTCGAGGCCGTTGACGAACGGCACGCCGGCGTCGAaggtgggtgatggggatgtgcAGATGGGTGGGATGGATGAGGATACTCAGCCATTGACTGGGAGGGATTTGATTTCGCCGCTGCAGTGGCCCATGCCTAGGAATGTTGGGGGTCCGCTGGGTGATTCGGCGAGAGCAACGGCGGGGAATATGTCGCAGCGGTCTGCTATCACCTCTGTTCCGCCGGGTATGTCACCGTCGGCATTATTGAATGATGCTTCGACGACCAAGACGTCGGACCAGTCGACAAACCACTCCAACAACTGGAGCACACAACACACCAACGGCACTACGGGGCAGAACAACCCTGACGAGACGTCCCAGCTGGAAGACACACAGTCTCAAAGCATCCACCCAAGCGGGTTCCTGGCTGGACAAAGCCACAGCCAaggctcatcatcaagcagcCAAGCCTGGGCGCACTCCCAGGCAGCGGGCATAGCACAAGGGATTCTCCAACCTAGGGGTGGCGTCCCGCAGGTCACAGCTCAACGAACGCCCTCCCATCCCTTGTCCAACGTCAACCGTGTCACCATTTCAGAACAAGGCTCCCCGACCTCGTCGCAAAAACCCGCGCCAAAGGCCGCGGCAGCACCTTTGGCAAACATCCTCAACGACGAGAATGCCTCCTCTAGCGGTGGCAAaccctcccaaaacaccccctcgacgacaacaacaacaacaacgacaacaacaaccacttcCGGACCCCTTACCGTCATCTCGGGTGTTCCCACCCCGGGATCAAAGGGATCTCACCACTCATCTCAGCAACCTGTCCTGCACGAGGGTCGGCTGTCAGAATTTCTGGATATTCTGGCGGACAGGACAGCGGGGTGTTCGATTGAACAGCTGGAGCAGATTTACCGGGAGCTGATGGATGAGATTTGGCAGAGCAGGCACGACTGGAACAGGATGGCGGTGCTGAGCCGGGTGGCGGGGGTGTTTAATGATGCGATTGGGGATATCGAGTTTGTGCAGGGGGttctggtggaggaggagagggatgaggaggaggaggaggagaagaggaaggggaaggagaaggttttggagagtgtggagggcggtgggaggCCAAGTCAGGGGAGTTCGCAAGGacgagggggggatgggttttgggctgggttggggttggtggggaatacgcggggggagaaggagcaggaggggtggttttaTTTGCGGTGA
- a CDS encoding hypothetical protein (EggNog:ENOG503NZDH; COG:S): MSIDRLLTKVLELYQDVHDDARTEQIYGSTTALLTNLSNPLNLSLLTSQLLIAPAIWGRPDAMRTCYRVISIFNSAAIHVRRNELENAKHKGPRAGGGLGSDAWAAAVLKGADGQSNRWQHLLVFTGVLMGMESGNRNSLSGGMRRTVERAVVTAANLALRKNEPVPQAPAGPVTLALNFTFSLLSESSRASLNCDALIPAATTAMLGADGLEDGYFLGAVDIDVRQAVERFTWEPNSPSYLHITQLEKKPLVSGLGPLSRLLGYAIQNARDSQVILQLQDDLIAFTGKLFQHWQVNNKLSELEISEESIYLTPETISGTWEGLWSFLKKVMYAIVAVSQAVVARSLLDWRLKKHDVAPVVAAKTLHTLRNLYFISSRNGSDSFQVYQFTYLTSLDTLSRFGDASAAFLEEIKPNTEGTIPFHPLHRTLDLFYLNVAEHLPLHLPPEACDKLIIQPAITYLTNAAAPLSPRMMELFESAHSAVLSVLSCPHNAPITVKIVPFYAETLFSSFPKHISPRQFRLAFKTVMQILSPPFPIAASHPQLAETLLEMVRYRASIAGQDPNGQAPLPPPPAADPLEAQEPMSEQSTLVLTLIDALPFLQLDIFEDWMTLAAHAVNEIRDSALREVVKRRFWEVLVSGEMDVERAAIGVAWWGTKGGREAVLFGRAPERQEEMYMMSGALSRPERGSKL; encoded by the coding sequence ATGTCTATCGACCGCCTACTGACCAAGGTCCTGGAGCTCTACCAAGACGTTCACGACGATGCGCGCACCGAGCAGATTTACGGGTCAACCACGGCGCTGTTGACCAACCTTTCGAATCCCCTGAATCTTTCGCTGCTCACCTCACAACTATTGATTGCGCCGGCAATATGGGGCCGTCCGGATGCCATGCGCACATGTTATCGGGTCATCAGCATCTTTAACTCAGCCGCCATTCACGTGCGCCGGAACGAGCTTGAGAACGCCAAACACAAGGGTCCGCGGGCGGGTGGTGGCTTGGGCAGTGACGCATGGGCAGCAGCGGTTCTGAAGGGAGCCGACGGTCAATCAAACAGATGGCAGCATCTTTTGGTATTTACCGGtgtgttgatggggatggagagcGGGAACCGGAATTCGTTAAGCGGAGGGATGCGCCGGACGGTTGAGCGTGCTGTTGTCACGGCTGCCAATCTTGCGCTGAGGAAGAATGAACCAGTCCCGCAAGCGCCTGCTGGACCTGTCACTTTGGCGCTCAACTTTACGTTTTCCTTGCTGTCGGAGTCATCACGCGCCTCGTTGAACTGCGATGCTCTGATCCCGGCTGCGACGACGGCCATGCTTGGTGCTGATGGTCTTGAGGATGGGTATTTTCTTGGCGCCGTTGATATCGATGTTCGACAAGCTGTGGAAAGGTTCACGTGGGAACCAAACTCGCCGTCATACCTCCATATCACccagctggagaagaagccattGGTGTCTGGCCTGGGCCCCCTTTCGAGGTTGCTGGGGTACGCCATTCAGAATGCTCGGGATTCCCAAGTAATCCTCCAGCTTCAGGATGACTTGATCGCGTTTACGGGGAAGCTGTTTCAGCATTGGCAAGTAAACAACAAGCTTTCTGAGCTGGAGATCTCCGAGGAAAGCATCTACCTCACCCCAGAAACCATATCAGGGACATGGGAGGGGCTCTGGAGCTTCCTCAAGAAAGTCATGTATGCCATCGTCGCCGTCTCGCAAGCCGTTGTGGCCCGCAGTCTTCTTGACTGGCGCCTCAAGAAGCACGATGTGGCGCCAGTGGTGGCCGCCAAGACACTACACACCCTTCGAAACCTTTACTTTATCTCTTCGAGGAACGGAAGCGACTCCTTCCAGGTGTACCAGTTCACCTACCTAACCTCCCTCGACACACTCTCCCGCTTCGGGGATGCCTCAGCAGCGTTCCTGGAGGAAATCAAACCAAACACCGAAGGCACAATCCCcttccatcccctccaccgcacACTCGACTTGTTCTACCTCAACGTAGCCGAACACCTACcactccacctcccaccagaAGCGTGCGACAAGTTGATTATCCAGCCGGCAATCACCTACCTCACCAACGCAGCAGCGCCCCTATCACCTCGGATGATGGAGCTGTTCGAGTCAGCCCACAGCGCGGTTTTGTCGGTCTTATCATGCCCGCACAACGCACCCATCACCGTCAAGATCGTCCCATTCTACGCAGAAACTTTGTTTTCCTCATTTCCCAAGCACATCTCCCCACGGCAATTCCGTCTAGCATTCAAAACAGTCATGCAGATTTtatcaccccccttccctatTGCCGCCAGTCATCCACAGCTGGCGGAGACACTCCTTGAGATGGTCCGCTACCGAGCTAGTATTGCTGGACAGGATCCTAATGGGCAGGCACCGcttccgccgccgccggctgcTGATCCCCTGGAGGCTCAGGAGCCGATGTCGGAGCAGAGTACGCTTGTTTTGACGTTGATTGATGCGTTGCCGTTTTTGCAGTTGGATATCTTTGAGGATTGGATGACGCTTGCTGCTCACGCGGTGAATGAGATTAGGGATTCTGCGTTGAGGGaagtggtgaagaggaggttctgggaggtgttggtgagtGGGGAGATGGACGTTGAGAGGGCCGCTATCGGGGTGGCGTGGTGGGGGACGAAGGGGGGACGGGAGGCGGTGTTGTTTGGAAGGGCGCcggagaggcaggaggagatgTACATGATGAGTGGGGCGCTTTCGAGGCCGGAGAGGGGGAGTAAGTTGTGA
- a CDS encoding hypothetical protein (EggNog:ENOG503P5VC; COG:S), producing MDRISRHIRRDAPPPGYTQPPFPSLFWPPQDSKVALYELDDIWKFTLYWTLILYGLFHLGAVGVAVLMQIGKRRSTWKYLWIVPLIYAFIAACEAVIAGSVVGLMVGAGYLAGNFTMSTWVPFVWGWVNVLVLLVASFRIQGGL from the exons ATGGACCGCATATC TCGCCATATCCGACGCgatgctcctcctccaggcTATACCCAACCGCCGTTCCCGTCCCTGTTCTGGCCGCCCCAGGACTCCAAGGTCGCGCTCTACGAACTCGACGACATCTGGAAGTTTACGCTTTACTGGACCCTCATCCTCTATGGCCTGTTTCATCTTGGTGCCGTGGGTGTAGCCGTGTTGATGCAGATCGGCAAGAGGAGGTCTACCTGGAAATATCTCTGGATTGTGCCCCTGATCTATGCTTTTATCGCTGCGTGCGAAGCTGTCATAGCCGGCAGTGTTGTTGGGCTGAT GGTCGGTGCTGGCTATCTTGCTGGAAACTTCACCATGTCGACCTGGGTTCCGTTTGTATGGGGCTGGGTCAAcgtcttggtgttgctggtcgCGTCCTTCAGAATCCAGGGCGGTCTGTAA
- the STE14 gene encoding farnesyl cysteine-carboxyl methyltransferase (EggNog:ENOG503P25D; COG:O), which produces MESTYRAWAPDSAPAYNNPDRLYYPRQPKSLAGIAVRSFCLGIALTIGISSTLYILLFTSSPLWRLPFFLASLSTFHFLEFWTTAAYNTRAAEVSSFLLTANWPGYAIAHSFATLECLVTNVFFPNAQWAPFHIGILVCVVGFALTVIGQTVRTVAMCQAGPSFNHLIQHQRNAGHVLVTSGIYAAFRHPSYFGFFWWALGTQLTMGNVVSFVGYAAVLWKFFSGRIKVEEEALVRFFGEEYVDYRRRVGTKIPFVP; this is translated from the exons ATGGAGAGTACATACCGAGCATGGGCGCCTGACAG CGCTCCGGCCTACAACAACCCAGACCGTCTCTACTATCCTCGACAGCCCAAGTCTCTCGCCGGGATCGCCGTCCGCTCCTTTTGCCTCGGAATAGCCCTCACGATTGGCATCTCGAGCACGCTctacatcctcctcttcacctcctccccactctGGCGCCTGCCCTTTTTTCTCgcttccctctccacctttcACTTTCTCGAATTCTGGACCACGGCCGCGTACAACACCCGAGCAGCCGAGGTTTCGTCCTTTCTCCTCACGGCCAACTGGCCCGGCTACGCCATCGCCCACTCCTTTGCCACGCTCGAATGCCTCGTCACCAATGTGTTTTTTCCAAACGCACAGTGGGCGCCGTTTCACATTGGGATACTTGTTTGTGTGGTTGGCTTTGCCTTGACAGTGATTGGACAGACGGTCCGCACGGTGGCCATGTGCCAGGCTGGACCTAGTTTCAACCACTTGATTCAGCACCAGCGGAACGCGGGCCATGTGCTGGTGACGAGCGGGATATACGCGGCGTTCAGACACCCGAGCTACTTTGGGTTCTTTTGGTGGGCGCTGGGGACGCAGCTGACGATGGGGAACGTGGTAAGCTTTGTTGGGTATGCGGCAGTGCTGTGGAAGTTTTTTAGCGGGAGGatcaaggtggaggaggaggcgctggtgaggttttttggggaggagtaTGTTGATTataggaggagggtggggacCAAGATTCCTTTTGTTCCTTGA